From the Quercus lobata isolate SW786 chromosome 6, ValleyOak3.0 Primary Assembly, whole genome shotgun sequence genome, one window contains:
- the LOC115950980 gene encoding uncharacterized protein LOC115950980: MLFKMLVVEAEQGNKPSNKYKSQSLDKVAKEIGVKFNVECHASHVHNHLRTIRKEWKVIQEIRKKSGFGWDDNLKMITCDKQTYGAEVLAHPAHAPYLNKKIDQYDEMAIVVGKDMATGGFSKQWSERSPLVENETPHNDIQNLEFEGDSDTLTKDAHEASNGTSSKGRSHKKRTYAAMNEDSPFSEMIEQLK; the protein is encoded by the exons ATGCTGTTTAAAATGTTGGTTGTTGAGGCTGAACAAGGCAACAAGCCCTCAAACAAATATAAGTCTCAATCCCTTGACAAAGTGGCAAAAGAAATTGGTGTGAAGTTTAATGTAGAGTGTCATGCATCACATGTGCATAACCATCTTCGTACGATTAGAAAAGAGTGGAAAGTCATTCAGGAGATTCGAAAAAAAAGTGGATTTGGTTGGGATGATAATTTGAAAATGATCACATGTGACAAGCAAACTTATGGTGCTGAAGTGTTG GCTCATCCCGCTCATGCgccttatttaaataaaaaaattgatcagTATGATGAGATGGCTATTGTTGTTGGTAAGGACATGGCAACTGGTGGCTTTTCAAAGCAATGGAGTGAACGTTCTCCATTGGTTGAAAATGAGACCCCACATAATGACATCCAAAATCTAGAATTTGAAGGTGACTCTGATACGTTGACAAAAGATGCCCATGAAGCTTCCAATGGAACTTCATCTAAGGGAAGGAGCCATAAAAAGAGAACTTATGCAGCTATGAATGAAGATAGTCCTTTTAGTGAGATGATTGAACAACTCAAATAG